Within the Telopea speciosissima isolate NSW1024214 ecotype Mountain lineage chromosome 4, Tspe_v1, whole genome shotgun sequence genome, the region AAGTTCATCAAGGGAGTAGACAACAGTTTGAACTGAAACGGACTCGAACTCAACTCCGGGATTCGCCGATCGAATTGCGGTTTTGCCGTCTTCCATGATTGTTCCCTGCAACACACTCCAAGCTGAATCTGTGAAAGTATTGATACACATAGAAACAAGGCCTTTAACTTTCTTCCACTTGCTTATTTCTTTGGTCATTCTTGGGGCAACATCAGGGAAAgtaagaggaagagaagggttATCAGCTCTCTTGTGAATAGAAAAGAGAGCAGCCATGAGTGAATAACCATCTCCAATAGCATGGTTGATCTTAAAAATAAGAGTCCCTGCAGCGTTGCTTGTTGGGTACATGAAGACATGAACATCCCATAAAGGCCGAGTGTTTGGTTGCGGTTCTAAAATTATCTTGGATAAGTATTCCTCCAAGAGATCATCATAATCTTGTGATGATAATCCAGTAGGAAAGGTAGGGACAAAGATGTGATCATCGATCACAACATCGACCCTTTTCCACCGTTGGATTCCTTTCTTGTCTTTCACAACAATGGAAGAGAAACGTGAGTGGATAGGTATGAAGACATCTCTGAGGAAATCAAAGGTTTGAGATTTGGAAATGGGGATTTCTAGCTCGTAAACACCTATAACGGGAATTGAAAGAGCAGAGCTATTGATGTATTGAGAAAGTGGGCTTAGAGGTGGAAATCTataggtttcttcttcttcttcttcttctcctattttgagAAGTGGTTGTTTCTGTTGCTGCTTAGATAATGTAGACGCCATTGATGActtcttttggaatttggattagACAACTCTGTATCTTTGATTCTTTGTCCTGCTCATCTCATGGTTGAAGCCTTTTTATAAAGCATTTGGCAGTGAAGGGTAACGTATAGATGTGTGATTtgtgtccatttttttttttaacttttctaTTGTTACAAGGGGTGAGGAGAAAATTTTCTTGACTAGCAACTTGAGAGCTGAAAGGTACTTGTATGGATgagttttgtgtttttttttttgggttctgtaGGGCTCCCTGTCAATACGGGTTAATCTGAACCGGGCCAATTTTGTATAGGTTATGGACCGCTATCAGTTGTTATATACTCttgtctatttctctttttatttcctgtcacttcagaagaagaaaattgcGCCTATGTATTTatcttttggttcaatttgcAGATGTAGTTTGGATTTAGCTGCGGGATATTTTCATTCACCCACTTGTGCCTTCTGTGACTTGTGGTACCGTGTTTTGCCATTAGTGGCCTGCACTCCCGTGAGTTGGGGGTgggttgatgtcttgtattccatcgcTTGTATAAGTGGGCGGATTTCAAAGGGCTGTTGTTAAGGGGTCTAGAGGAATTAGTCCACCTTGCGTGTTAATCTATATTACTGGCAGGGCCTCAAGTGGGTCTATGCAGGGATTTGACAGCGGTAGTAGTCGAAAAACTTTTAAGGGCTATATGGGTGTTTCAGTAAAATTCTTATTTAAAGTTTtactataaatttgtagcgagagttcttttTTTGTAATCGATCTGAAAGAGGTGTGGGGACAAATGGTTGTTACCCTATTCTCCGTTGATAGTGAATAAGATCTCCCCTTACCATGGACATAGATAATCTtgtcgaaccacataaatccttgtgtttagttgtgtgattgtttgtagaggtgcaagtttggccctgatggCCTGAGCCCACCTTGAGCCTGAATAGGGCctaggttgagataccttggccctgagggcgggttagggttgggaatttctggccttgagttaGGGCCGGACTCGGTCAAGGTGGAGGCCTCGGActgagcccggcccagcccaacccgaccctgtcttcttcttcctgttctttgacttctttcttcttcttcttttttttttttttttttttttttttttgtttcttcttcgtcctcttcttttttttttttttttggtttcttcaatcttcgtcttcttctttcttcttttttcgtcttctttcttctttcttcttctttttcttcttcttcttcttctttccagcccatgcatctcccttgcCCCCCTCCCATGGTCAGagccaatcagggtcagtccgacccgaccttgagggagggtcagggttggattctTCTGGCACTGAGTCAGGGTCGGAtggggcctgggcccagctaagaggactcagagttgcgctggggttttaaaaggcccgaccctattgcagccctaattaTTTGTTTacgatttccatttttttctgcATCGTTTAGGTTTACGTCTTGCAATATTGAATGGCTAGATAGATTATCCTTAATTAACCCTTCATCATTATTTTTAAAACCTTTACATATTTTAAAATCAACTACTTTGAGTTAGGAAAGACTAGCAAAGATAGTGATACACTCGGATCATGAGTAGTCACTAAGTCCCTGgtacacccttattgaatgctgTTGGTTGGGATATATCCGTTGAGGTTTATTCCTTAAGAAGGAATATGACCGTTGTGAAGTGTTTTTGTATTTAAGAGTTTGGGTGTATGAGTTTTGTGGTATGAATGAAACTTCAGTGTTCTGTCCGTGGATGTAGGTGTTTcaccgaaccacgttaaatcgTCTGTGTCTCCTCGCATTGCTATATCGATCCaattctacatggtatcagagcagtatCTATAAATCACGGAATTTCCTCCCGCAATCGAGTCACTGccaagaattatttattcatttgtGCTTCTAAGCGCAAAACGTTGAAGGAGGTATTCGgaatttttcaaattcaaaaatcaGGTTCTTACGTTGAAGGAGCTATTCggaatatttttttcaaattcaaaggtCAAGTTCTTTGTTAATGACCTGGGAACTCACTTcccatttattaatttattggaACTCACCTCTAACGTGTCTTGACTTTCTTGACAGATGCATTCTTGAgctccttctttcttttacttctttatGTTTGGAACTAACACTATAACAGAGAACTCTCCTTTGGTGCAAGAGACAAAGATTGTCCTTCCACCAAGTTGTTTTTCTAGAACGATTTCAAGAGCGTGGGCTGGGACGAGCTCTTTTTCAATTTTGCCtcagtttttcttttcaaatggtCGATTCTT harbors:
- the LOC122658656 gene encoding wax ester synthase/diacylglycerol acyltransferase 4-like; protein product: MASTLSKQQQKQPLLKIGEEEEEEETYRFPPLSPLSQYINSSALSIPVIGVYELEIPISKSQTFDFLRDVFIPIHSRFSSIVVKDKKGIQRWKRVDVVIDDHIFVPTFPTGLSSQDYDDLLEEYLSKIILEPQPNTRPLWDVHVFMYPTSNAAGTLIFKINHAIGDGYSLMAALFSIHKRADNPSLPLTFPDVAPRMTKEISKWKKVKGLVSMCINTFTDSAWSVLQGTIMEDGKTAIRSANPGVEFESVSVQTVVYSLDELKRIQSKVGGTVNEVITGVISYAIQLYMQKIGNVSNGERMTALVVMNARMLKGFNTVGDMLKANIWGNHFSFLHVMLPSKCKDLKNMDPMDFVVQAKDEMRRRRNSMALYLTKRILGVFRKIRGPEAAARHVYSIWNNTSVTMSSLVGPSQKMIIASHPINSFYFTLAGVPQSLVFTIVSYMGKLRVVVRTEKSFINCRLFVSCMNEAYENINEAAFGKDTHKKKSN